One Streptomyces sp. NBC_00223 genomic window carries:
- a CDS encoding D-alanyl-D-alanine carboxypeptidase family protein: protein MNSISGIRRVSAVLVTTGAVLTAGAFVVPAQAATLKVPTIVAKGGFVMNNGTKASLYTKAADTRRSTGSTTKIMTARVVLAQKNLNLNTKVTYQKAYSDYIVKNNASSAGLIVGDKVTVGQLLYGLMLPSGCDAAYALADKFGTGTTRAARVKSFIGKMNSTAKSLGLKNTHFDSFDGIGGGKNYSTPRDLTKLASDAMKNATFRKVVKTKSTKQKIILKNGQYYYKTWTNTNKLLSSYSGMIGVKTGSGPQAKYCLVFAATRGKKTVIGTVLASTSETTRTADVKKLLDYAFKK, encoded by the coding sequence ATGAACAGCATAAGCGGCATACGTCGCGTGTCCGCGGTCCTCGTCACGACGGGGGCCGTTCTGACGGCCGGGGCGTTCGTCGTCCCGGCGCAGGCGGCCACGCTCAAGGTGCCCACGATCGTCGCCAAGGGCGGCTTCGTGATGAACAACGGCACCAAGGCGTCGCTCTACACCAAGGCCGCGGACACCCGTCGTTCCACGGGCTCCACCACCAAGATCATGACGGCCCGGGTGGTCCTCGCCCAGAAGAACCTCAACCTCAACACCAAGGTCACGTACCAGAAGGCGTACAGCGACTACATCGTCAAGAACAACGCGTCGTCGGCCGGTCTGATCGTCGGCGACAAGGTCACCGTCGGCCAGTTGCTCTACGGGCTGATGCTGCCCTCCGGCTGCGACGCGGCCTACGCGCTGGCCGACAAGTTCGGCACCGGGACCACCCGGGCGGCGCGGGTGAAGTCGTTCATCGGCAAGATGAACTCGACCGCCAAGTCGCTGGGTCTGAAGAACACGCACTTCGACTCGTTCGACGGTATAGGGGGCGGGAAAAACTACTCGACGCCGCGCGACCTGACCAAGCTCGCCAGCGACGCCATGAAGAACGCCACCTTCCGCAAGGTCGTGAAGACCAAGTCGACCAAGCAGAAGATCATCTTGAAGAATGGCCAGTACTACTACAAGACGTGGACCAACACCAACAAGCTGCTCAGCAGCTACTCCGGCATGATCGGCGTCAAGACCGGTTCCGGTCCGCAGGCCAAGTACTGCCTGGTGTTCGCCGCCACCCGCGGCAAGAAGACGGTCATCGGCACGGTCCTCGCCTCCACCTCGGAGACCACCAGGACGGCCGACGTCAAGAAGCTCCTGGACTACGCCTTCAAGAAGTAG
- a CDS encoding DUF6390 family protein: MSAQGALLFARYAYPPNELGYCGPPDASALLRADAVAGIERRAREFEGAWCYLEFLAETAGVADPLDARVVEAYWIGNDLLDRVDSAALVERMRDRFRGQLGGTWREAGHRALAHHSFQVFDVYPWARMLRTSGNPSALSVLDQCRIRTGVVLGVDGESATVESRPLAWDGGAMVTGPARTERVRWSTGGRALIDGLAPGDRVALHWDWVCDVLTEAQATRVESLESHQRTALNALGVG, translated from the coding sequence ATGAGCGCACAGGGCGCACTGCTCTTCGCGCGCTACGCCTACCCGCCGAACGAACTCGGCTACTGCGGACCCCCGGACGCGTCGGCCCTGCTCAGGGCCGACGCGGTGGCCGGGATCGAGCGCCGGGCCCGGGAGTTCGAGGGGGCGTGGTGCTATCTGGAGTTCCTCGCCGAGACCGCCGGGGTCGCCGATCCGCTCGACGCGCGGGTGGTCGAGGCGTACTGGATCGGCAACGACCTGCTGGACCGCGTGGACTCCGCGGCGCTGGTCGAGCGCATGCGGGACCGGTTCCGCGGTCAACTCGGCGGCACCTGGCGGGAGGCGGGCCACCGGGCGCTCGCCCACCACAGCTTCCAGGTGTTCGATGTGTACCCGTGGGCGCGGATGCTGCGGACCAGCGGTAATCCGAGCGCGCTTTCGGTGCTCGACCAGTGCCGGATCCGTACCGGGGTGGTGCTCGGGGTGGACGGGGAGTCGGCGACCGTGGAGTCCCGGCCGCTGGCCTGGGACGGCGGGGCGATGGTGACCGGGCCGGCCCGTACGGAGCGGGTGCGCTGGTCGACCGGCGGCCGCGCGCTGATCGACGGCCTCGCGCCCGGCGACCGGGTGGCACTGCACTGGGACTGGGTGTGCGACGTCCTCACCGAGGCCCAGGCCACCCGTGTCGAGTCCCTGGAATCCCACCAGCGCACCGCCCTCAACGCCCTGGGTGTGGGATAG
- the hypE gene encoding hydrogenase expression/formation protein HypE — protein MEYTAPSTPAGPVASDLDFESWVCPVPLRDSPYVVMGHGGGGAMSGELIEHLFLPGFGTAAAAELGDSAVLTVGGGTRLAFSTDSFVVKPMFFPGGSIGDLAVNGTVNDLAMSGATPLFLSTAFILQEGTALSELGRIAQAMGVAARAAGVQLVTGDTKVVDSAGGDGVYINTSGIGVVPDGVDINPRRARPGDAVLVSGDIGVHGVAVMSCREGLEFGTTVESDTAALHGLVAAMLATGADLHVLRDPTRGGVSASLNEIARASDVGVELVERELPVPQPVRDACGLLGLDPLQVANEGKLLAFVPAESADEVLAALRAHPLGRSACRIGTCVADHRGMVVARTALGGTRVVGLPIGEQLPRIC, from the coding sequence ATGGAGTACACGGCCCCGTCGACGCCGGCCGGGCCAGTGGCGTCGGACCTCGACTTCGAGAGCTGGGTCTGTCCCGTACCGCTGCGGGACTCCCCGTACGTGGTGATGGGCCACGGCGGCGGCGGGGCGATGTCCGGTGAGCTGATCGAGCATCTGTTCCTGCCCGGCTTCGGTACGGCAGCGGCGGCGGAACTCGGCGACTCGGCGGTCCTGACGGTCGGCGGCGGCACCCGGCTGGCCTTCTCCACCGACTCGTTCGTGGTGAAGCCGATGTTCTTCCCCGGCGGGTCGATCGGCGACCTGGCGGTGAACGGGACGGTCAACGACCTGGCGATGTCGGGGGCGACCCCGCTGTTCCTGTCGACCGCGTTCATCCTCCAGGAGGGCACCGCGCTGAGCGAACTCGGCCGCATCGCCCAGGCGATGGGCGTGGCCGCGCGGGCGGCCGGCGTACAACTGGTCACGGGGGACACCAAGGTCGTGGACAGCGCCGGCGGTGACGGCGTCTACATCAACACCTCCGGCATCGGCGTGGTCCCCGACGGCGTCGACATCAACCCCCGACGGGCCAGGCCCGGTGACGCGGTGCTGGTCAGCGGGGACATCGGGGTGCACGGCGTGGCGGTGATGAGCTGCCGCGAGGGTCTGGAGTTCGGCACCACCGTGGAGAGCGACACCGCCGCCCTGCACGGACTGGTCGCCGCGATGCTCGCCACGGGCGCGGATCTGCATGTCCTGCGGGACCCGACCCGCGGCGGTGTCTCCGCGTCGCTGAACGAGATCGCCCGCGCCTCGGACGTCGGCGTCGAGCTGGTGGAGCGCGAACTGCCCGTGCCGCAGCCGGTACGGGACGCCTGCGGGCTGCTCGGACTCGATCCGCTCCAGGTGGCGAACGAGGGCAAGCTGCTCGCCTTCGTACCCGCCGAATCCGCCGACGAGGTGCTGGCAGCCCTGCGGGCGCACCCGTTGGGGCGGTCGGCGTGCCGGATCGGCACCTGCGTGGCGGACCACCGCGGGATGGTCGTCGCCAGGACCGCGCTGGGCGGGACCCGGGTCGTCGGCCTGCCGATCGGTGAACAACTGCCGAGGATCTGCTGA